The following are encoded together in the Juglans microcarpa x Juglans regia isolate MS1-56 chromosome 2D, Jm3101_v1.0, whole genome shotgun sequence genome:
- the LOC121249266 gene encoding protein NODULATION SIGNALING PATHWAY 2-like, producing the protein MALSSSMNSMEYEEIDYIFNSSCIEELHVCSLETGFSLEKEDHHGLISPNIIQDVAIDDDEYTERLLQLEAGLVDFDSICRATEMDLESSVEIGSGHDHKNQENQENVSISTEGGFALKGIQEELMQESSLTDLLLMGAEAVEAQNWALVSTAVEKLNDLLIDIENIGDESFKRLALFFTQGLHSKSINALKMQHDPVALTPTNRTIYTFQMLQELSPYVKFAHFTANQAILEATQGDHEIHVIDFDMMEGIQWPPLMVELSMRKDTFLRLTAIIAPDEENTVYYVQQTGKRLKDFADSINFPFMFDHMVMAREEDFESIKVGNTFIANCMIHQLHMPYRSFSLVKTFLGGVFKLSPKIFILVQEELFNFARIQSMSFVEFFCEALHHYTALTDSLVNSFCGVYKMGFRLIEKEFLESRILDSLSQFPNEKEKRMLWGEGDANSFFKGFRRIPLSSGNICQAKSLASLFSGGYWVQHEKSRLALCWKSRPLTTASIWVPKPKTKDKLMIKVFTSS; encoded by the coding sequence ATGGCTTTATCTTCTTCCATGAACTCAATGGAATATGAGGAGATTGATTACATCTTCAACTCTAGTTGCATTGAAGAACTTCATGTATGTAGCTTGGAAACAggtttttccttggaaaaagAAGATCATCATGGGTTAATCTCCCCGAACATCATCCAAGATGTTGCAATTGACGATGATGAGTACACGGAAAGATTGCTCCAGCTAGAGGCGGGGCTGGTGGATTTTGATTCCATCTGTCGAGCTACAGAAATGGATCTTGAGAGTTCTGTGGAAATTGGATCGGGTCATGATcacaaaaatcaagaaaaccAGGAAAACGTGAGTATATCTACTGAAGGAGGTTTTGCTTTAAAGGGAATTCAAGAAGAACTGATGCAGGAAAGCAGCTTGACAGATCTACTATTGATGGGAGCTGAAGCTGTTGAAGCACAAAACTGGGCTCTTGTTTCAACAGCAGTTGAGAAGCTTAACGATCTCTTAATTGATATAGAGAATATTGGAGATGAGTCGTTTAAGAGGTTGGCTCTTTTCTTCACTCAAGGCCTGCATTCCAAGAGCATCAATGCTCTCAAAATGCAGCACGACCCTGTAGCACTCACACCTACTAACCGCACTATTTATACCTTTCAGATGCTTCAGGAACTCTCTCCCTACGTGAAATTTGCGCATTTCACAGCGAACCAAGCGATCCTTGAGGCCACACAAGGAGATCATGAGATTCATGTCATTGATTTTGACATGATGGAGGGAATCCAATGGCCACCTCTGATGGTTGAGCTTTCAATGAGGAAGGATACTTTCCTCAGACTAACAGCCATCATAGCGCCAGACGAGGAAAATACCGTATATTATGTTCAACAGACAGGAAAAAGACTGAAAGATTTCGCAGATTCAATCAATTTTCCCTTCATGTTTGATCATATGGTGATGGCCAGAGAAGAAGATTTTGAAAGTATCAAAGTTGGCAATACTTTCATAGCCAACTGCATGATTCACCAGCTTCACATGCCTTACAGGAGTTTTTCATTGGTCAAAACTTTCCTGGGTGGTGTTTTCAAATTATCTCCAAAGATTTTCATTTTAGTACAAGAAGAGTTGTTCAATTTTGCTAGAATCCAGTCCATGTCATTTGTAGAGTTCTTCTGTGAGGCACTCCACCATTACACTGCGCTGACTGACTCACTGGTCAACAGCTTTTGTGGTGTGTACAAAATGGGGTTTAGGCTAATAGAGAAGGAGTTTTTAGAGAGTAGAATTTTAGATAGTTTAAGTCAGTTTCCTAATGAGAAGGAGAAAAGAATGTTGTGGGGAGAGGGAGATGCTAATTCCTTCTTCAAGGGATTTAGGAGAATCCCACTGAGTTCTGGTAATATTTGTCAAGCAAAGTCATTGGCAAGCCTGTTTAGTGGGGGGTATTGGGTGCAGCATGAGAAGAGCAGGCTGGCCTTGTGTTGGAAGTCAAGGCCTTTGACAACAGCATCCATCTGGGTGCCAAAGCCAAAAACCAAAGACAAGCTGATGATCAAGGTGTTCACATCCAGTTGA
- the LOC121250670 gene encoding serine/threonine-protein kinase ATG1t, with product MQNETETGPDHFKGPVTVGDYVLKSKLGEGSFSTVWNAKHRLSGQEVALKQVYPSRLNRQLRNCFDCELNFLSSVNHPNIVRLFDVFRAEGCIFLVLEFCAGGSLASYLRHCGRVQEQIVRGFMQQLGAAMEILNSHHIIHRDLKPENILLSVPEDDAVLKISDFGLSRYVHPSDYAETVCGTALYMAPEVLQFQRYDEKVDMWSLGAILFELLNGYPPFRGRTNVQLLQNIKSCKRLPFSQLILPALDPDCVDMCSRLLSINPADRLSFNEFYRHIFLSRKGVAT from the exons ATGCAGAACGAGACCGAAACTGGACCCGATCACTTCAAAGGTCCCGTTACGGTGGGAGACTATGTTCTGAAATCAAAGCTCGGAGAGGGTTCGTTCTCCACAGTGTGGAACGCGAAGCACAGGTTGAGCGGCCAAGAGGTGGCGTTGAAGCAGGTCTATCCGTCCAGGCTGAATCGCCAACTCAGGAACTGCTTCGACTGTGAGCTTAACTTCTTGTCCTCTGTTAACCATCCCAACATCGTCCGCCTTTTCGACGTTTTTCGG GCTGAAGGTTGTATATTCCTGGTCCTGGAATTTTGTGCGGGTGGAAGTCTGGCTTCATATCTTCGACACTGTGGGAGAGTTCAAGAACAGATAGTGAGAGGATTTATGCAACAGCTTG GAGCTGCTATGGAAATTCTGAACTCACACCACATCATTCACAGGGATTTGAAACCGGAg AATATTCTTCTCTCTGTTCCAGAGGATGATGCTGTCCTAAAGATATCTGATTTTGGACTTTCTAG ATATGTACATCCAAGTGATTATGCAGAGACAGTTTGTGGAACTGCATTATACATGGCTCCAGAAGTTCTTCAATTCCAAAGATATGATGAGAAG GTTGACATGTGGAGTCTTGGTGCAATTCTTTTCGAGCTTCTGAATGGCTATCCTCCTTTTCGTGGTAGGACTAATGTTCAG CTGCTACAGAACATCAAGTCGTGTAAGCGTCTTCCATTTTCTCAGTTAATCCTTCCGGCTTTGGATCCAGACTGTGTTGATATGTGTTCAAGGCTGCTGTCTATAAATCCAG CGGATCGCCTCTCCTTCAACGAATTTTATCGGCATATTTTTTTGAGTAGAAAAGGAGTGGCAACTTAA